A single window of Prochlorothrix hollandica PCC 9006 = CALU 1027 DNA harbors:
- the vapC gene encoding type II toxin-antitoxin system tRNA(fMet)-specific endonuclease VapC has product MYLLDTNICIYLLNRHGDSELLRRFSVRPPSDFKLCSIVKSELYYGAYKSRNFSQNLLKLERFFQEFESLSLDDKAAQLAGNIRSHLSKLGTPIGPNDLLIAAIALAHNLTLITHNTREFDRVNGLQYEDWEAV; this is encoded by the coding sequence GTGTATTTGCTGGACACTAATATTTGTATTTATCTACTCAATCGACATGGAGATTCAGAACTTCTTCGTAGGTTTTCAGTTCGTCCACCTAGCGATTTTAAGTTATGCTCTATCGTGAAATCAGAGCTTTATTATGGTGCGTATAAAAGTAGAAATTTCTCTCAAAATCTGCTGAAATTAGAGAGATTTTTCCAAGAATTTGAAAGTCTTTCTCTAGATGATAAAGCTGCTCAGTTGGCGGGCAATATTCGGAGTCACTTGTCCAAGTTAGGAACTCCGATCGGTCCTAATGATCTTCTGATTGCCGCGATCGCTCTAGCCCACAATCTCACGCTGATCACCCACAATACTCGTGAGTTTGATCGTGTAAATGGCTTGCAGTATGAAGATTGGGAAGCAGTATAG